aggGGTAAGGGACTTTCAACCTCCCCTGCTAAATAAATTGAAAGGTTTGCCTCTCATTAATTGTCAGTGTCACTCTAAATGGATTTATCCTGTCAGCTGTGAGGAAGAGAGCTATTTTAAGAATGGGGAGTACTACCTGGTAGGCAGCATCATGACTGAAAGTGTCTTGGCAGAAGTTTTGGTGACACAAATCCTACAGAGTCACAAACTCCCTCAACCAAGAGACTCGCATTATCAAGTTACAGTCATTACTTTGCTGTAAATTCTCAGACACTTTTATTCTCTATCCATagggggaagagagagacagaggaagttGGTGAGAGCCAACACCGCGAATCTAAACCTTGatttttgtctcatttatttaaataaatataaatataaattttatataaaactatTCACAAAGAGACTTCCAGTGACTTGGATTTGAGACTCTCCTCAGGCAAATTTTCAGAAAGCAAGACCTACAGGGTTTAATTTTCTAAGTTATTTGCAACTCAataccttcatttaaaaaaataatcgaGAAACCCCATGTTCTTATCTGGTTCTGAAAGACAGGGAAAGGGAAATGACATGCGCTTTAAAAAAACCCACATACAGTTTTAAACTTAAACCAatcctgtttttcctttgttatatGACAAAACTGAGTTGAATCTAGATTATTTACATAAAAAACAACAACGACGACCTATAACTGTGAGTGAGCCCCGAACAGACAGATCAAGGAGACAGGAGAAGGGTCAGGCCCGGTATGCACGCCCCCGGGGAAAGCTCCTCTCTAGCTTCTCCAGGTGGGACCACCGAAAGGGTGAGGATTTTGGCCCCTGGGTGCCAGCCACGTCGGGAGTTAGGGGAGATGCCGGGAGCacgtgtgggggggggggtggcgagGGGGGACGGCCCTCCCTTATAAGGGGGAAATCTCCTTGTCATCGTTGGCCGAGGCCGGCGACAAGGAGTCCTCATCCTCGGAGCGCGCGAAGTGCGCCTGGCTGCCAACGCACTTGCAGCCCGCGTGACTGTTCCTTTGCGtgcccttcccttccttcttatGCTTCACCCTGCGGTTCTGAAACCAGATTTTCACCTGCTTCTCTGACAGATTCAGGTACGTGGCGATTTCGATCCTCCGGAGTCGAGACAGGTACATGTTGGAAGAGAATTCCCGCTCCAGCTCCAGGAGCTGCGTGCTGGTGAACGCCGTCCTCATCCTCTTGCCATTGGGTACCTGGCTGGCGTCCGAGCCCCCTGCAGACGGGCCAGGAGAGGACAGAAAGGTAATTCTCGGGCGAGGcgctcccaccccagggccctcCCTTGGAAACGATGCCTCTCAAGGACCCACCCGCGAAGCTCAACCAAACACCTGTTTCCATCCCTCACTCTTTCTCATTTGGAGATAAATCTTTACTTAGCCGGGAAGGACAGAGACGCCCAAAGCAAGCGAAGGCCTTTGATCTCGGGGATGTAAAGTCAGAGGATTaaagtgggggcgggggaggggttgGCAGAGTCCTGTGGTCTCCTGTCCAACCTAGCGGAAAGGCAGGCTTAACCAAAAGCATCGAAACGCTTTTAGCCAGCCTCGACGCCCGATTGCCACACTTCAGTTCAAACACACCAACCCCGAACATCAGTCAGTTAACCTCGGGTTTCTCAGCCCTCAAGTTCAAAGTCTCAGCGGGCCCGCTATTATCCCAGACTCGAGCACCAGGTACTGGAGTCGAGCGCACCAAGCTTCTTGGAGAGGCTGGCAAGGCTAACTTTCACCTTCTCGGAACTTACGGGGACAACTCCGCAGTTATTCTAAAAGCCCCTCCTTCGTCCCCTCCGCCCACCCCACAGGCTCCCACTTCCTCCACTGAAGGCGCGACGTTTTACTCCCGGGAGCCGGCAAGGCGTAGCGCGCAGGTGCCCAGGACCCGCCCTACCCATGGTGAGGCAGTGAAATCTCCGCGGGTCCGCCACGTTGTAGGTGGTGGCGGTGCAGACAGGTGCGTGGTGCTGCGGGTGCCCCAaggccgccgcggccgccgccgctgccgccgcggccgccgctgCTGCTGCAGCCGAGCCGGGCTGCtggggctggtggtggtgatggtgatgctgcggcgggtggtggtgatggtgcgcGTGGGTCACGCGCGGG
The DNA window shown above is from Cervus elaphus chromosome 6, mCerEla1.1, whole genome shotgun sequence and carries:
- the GSX2 gene encoding GS homeobox 2 translates to MSRSFYVDSLIIKDSSRPAPSLPEPHPGPDFFIPLGMPSPLVMSMSGPGCASRKSGAFCVCPLCVTSHLHSSRGPASSGGGNAGAGSAGAAGGGAAGAAGALPLLKSQFSSGPGDAQFCPRVTHAHHHHHPPQHHHHHHQPQQPGSAAAAAAAAAAAAAAAAALGHPQHHAPVCTATTYNVADPRRFHCLTMGGSDASQVPNGKRMRTAFTSTQLLELEREFSSNMYLSRLRRIEIATYLNLSEKQVKIWFQNRRVKHKKEGKGTQRNSHAGCKCVGSQAHFARSEDEDSLSPASANDDKEISPL